Part of the Leptolyngbya sp. BL0902 genome, GGACTATCGCCCAAGGCGGCCAAGGCATTGACCCACAGATAATCGGCGGGGGTGTGGTGATTGTCCGCCAAAAGCTGGGCTAGGTGGGGCCGATGGCTGGGGTTAGCGGCGATGGCCTGATCTTCGTAGACCTTCACCTCAATACTAGGGGTGTGGCCGTGACCACTGCCGTGACCGCTGCCATGAGGGGCGCTGTCATCGGCGTTGCCATCGGTGACACTGTCCAGGAGGTCAGCCTTCAGGCGTTCAACCACCTCAGCAGCGTCCAAGCGGCTGTCCGGTGAGCTGTCATCAGCTCCCGATTCACAATAGCGATAGACCACTAGACGCACAGAACTAGAAAGCTTGCTTGAGGGCTTCCCGCAGGGCGAGCGCCTGATTGTTATCGGCACTGGCTACAATCACCATCACCGTGGTGTAGTCTGCCCCATCAGGAGCTTCTATGCACACAAATACGGCGGTGGAATCATCGGACTGCCCCGCAATGCTGATGGCATCCGTCTGTACCGGGTTCAAATCCTGGGACTCTAGGGCATTTTCTGCCTGACCAATGCACTGGTTCACATCGGTGGTCATGGCCTGCCAGGAGTAATAAATCCCCGGTGGGTCGGCCTGGGCAGCGGCAGCAGAGGCCAGCATCATGCCACCCGTAAGGCAGGCAGACAGAGGCTTCCAGAGCCAGGTTTTGATCCAACGTCCTTGATTCATGGTTCGTATCCTCCTAGGTCAATCGGCGGTCTGCACAGGTTTATGATAGTCCGTCCTCGGAAGTTCCCTGGGCAGGGGCAGACGGGAACCCCCAGGGATGGTCTCCGACCGTGGGCTGAGTGGGGTAATGCACCGGAGCACCCGTCCGGGAGGGATGGGGTTGTGACAAGATAGGAAAGTATTTGTCGATGGTATAGAAGACCTGTGCAAATTACGTTTTTGGGGACAAGTTCTGGGGTGCCCACCCGATCCCGCAATGTGTCGAGTGTGGCGCTGCGATTGCCCCAGCGGGCAGAGGTATGGCTGTTTGACTGTGGCGAGGGCACCCAGCACCAGTTTTTGCGGAGTGAGTTCAAATCTAGCCAAATTCGCCGTATTTTCATCACCCACATGCACGGCGACCACATTTTTGGTCTCATGGGCCTGTTGGCCAGTTGTGGGCTAGCGGGTAATCGGCAGCAGCGCATTGATATCTATGGCCCCAAGCCGCTGAACGACTACCTGCAAGCCTGTCGCCGCTATTCCCAAACCCACTTTACTCTGCCCATTAAAATCCATGCCGTGGAACCGGGGCTAGTCTTTGAAGACGAGGAGTTTCGGGTGGTGTGTGACCGCCTGGAACACCGAGTGCCTGCCTACGGCTATCGGGTGGAGGAGCGGGATCGTCCGGGGCGGTTCGATGTGGGGCGTGCCCAGGCCCTAGGGATTCCCTCTGGGCCGCTCTATGGGCAGCTCAAGCAGGGCAAGCGAGTCACCCTCGATGATGGTCGTGTCATCAACGGGGCTGACCTCTGTGGCCCCGACTTGGTGGGGCGCAAACTGGTCTACTGCACCGACACCATTTACTGTGACCAAGCGGTGAGCCTAGCCCAAGGGGCCGATGTGCTGATTCACGAAGCCACCTTTGCCCACCAGGATGCAGACTTGGCCTACCAGCGGCTCCACTCCACCTCTACCATGGCGGCCCAGGTGGCCCTAGGTGCCCAGGTGCAGCAGTTGATCATGACCCACTTCAGCCCCCGCTATGCTCCGGGCAACAGCATCCAGCTTGGGGATTTGCTGGCCGAGGCTAGGGCCATTTTCCCCAATACCCTCATGGCCCACGACTTTTTGGTTCACGACATTTTGCGCCAAGAGGAAAAAACGCTGGTGTCCTCTGCGCTGTAGGGACAACGGGGAGGCAAGGGCGGTGGGTCGGAAACCTGTTCTAGGCGTTCCTGAATCTTGCTGAGGCGCTGTTCCTCATCCACCGCAGGGCGTGGGGTCGGTACTTCGGTGTTGGGCCAGGTGTGGAGGTCGTGGCAGGGGCAGGGGCAGGTATTGAGGCCCAAAATGGGGATGGCCACGGGCATCTCGCAGCGGGCACAGGCGGTAATGTCCCAGGCAGGAGTGAGCATCGTCGCAACGCTTTGGGTGGTGCCTTCGAGGTAGCAGCCCTGGCCACTTGTTACCATGATGTGGTGCCAACAATCTTCAAAGGCTTGGCTGTAGCGACCTTTGTAAAAAATCGGCGACGGCAAACAGGTGCCCCGATTCTCCGCCAGCACCACGGGCTTGCCCAACTGAAACCAGTGGGCCAAAAATTCCCTTACTTGTTCCTGGGTGGCCATTGTCCTCCTATGCAGTGCTACCCCAGGTCACACGGCTAGACACTACGGCTGCACTGTGATCCTAGCTGTTTTATCCCTGACCCCACCGAAGAACGGGCGATTCTTTGGAAAGTTTGCAGATTTACCCCAGCGATCCCCCGGTCGCTGGGTTCTATTCCACACGGGCCACCCTAAAACTGGCTATGGAGGGCCATCCACCGCCACCCCCACCTGGCGTAAATCCACGGCATAGCCTGCCACCACCAAGTAGACCGCATCCGCCACCGCACCCAGTTGCCGCGTCAGATGACCCAGCCGATCTCGAAATTGCCGCCCCGCCGGATAGGCTGGCACCACGCCCCACCCGGTTTCCTCCGCCACAAAAATCACCGTTGCCGCCGTTTGCTCCACGCTGGCAATCAAATCCGCCACGGTTTCCTGCCACTGGGGGTCGTCTTGGTCTAGCCCATGGGCCAGCCAGGTACCGAGGGAATCGACCAGCAAACAGTCCGTGGCTTGGCCTGCCAAAATCGCCGCCGACAGGCCCACGGGCACCTCCCACAGCCGCCAATCCACCGGACGCCGCTGGCGATGTCGCTCCAGCCGCGCCTGCCACTCCTGATCCTCCGGGTTCACCGCTGAGGTGGCCACATATACCACAGCCTGCCCCGACCGCTGGGCCAAGGTCTCCGCCCACTCGCTCTTGCCCGACCGGGTTGGCCCGGTGACGACGATAACTTGCTTCACCCGGTTTTCCTCACCTCTTTTCATACACCTAAGTAGATCACAACCGCGCTCCCATGCCATGCCCCAGCCCTTCCCAATTCCCAGGGAGAGGCATCGAGATCTCGCTTAACTCGCACTCCCATAGACAGCGGGGCGAGGTCGCTAGGGGCAGCGGGCCGAGTACGGTCTTCCCTGGGTTGGCAAAGACACAGTCACACGGGACAATGGGATCATTGTATTTTTTGACATTCGGCTGTGAATAACGCACCTGTACGCACGGTTTCTGACGCCAAGCGGGACTTCTATGCTCACCACACCCGCCCCATCAACTCCATTTACCGTCGTGTGGTGGACGAGCTTTTGGTAGAAATGCATCTGCTCTCGGTCAACGCCGATTTTACCTACGATCCCCTCTATGCCCTGGGCATCGTCACCACCTTCGACCGCTTTATGCAGGGCTACGAACCCGAAAGCGACAAAGCCTCCATTTTCAATGCCCTTTGCCAATCGGTGCAAAGCTCTCCCGAACAGTACCGGGGCGACGCCGAAGCCATGCAAGCCGCCGTAGCGGGGCAATCCCTCGACGACCTCAAAGCCCAGTTTGAAAACCTAGCAGAAGCGGCCCACAGTGGCGGCCTGCGCGGCACCCTCGGCACCGTCGCCACCAAGGAAGCCTTCAAATATAGCCGCCCCTTCGGCATCGGCCTCTATACCCTGATCGAAGCCGTCGCCGGAGAAGACCTCCTCAAAAACAAAGACTCCTTTGAAGCCCTGCTGAAGGATCTAACGGGCAAGCTCAACTTCCCGGCAGATAAGCTTTCCAAGGATTTAGAACTCTACCGCAGCAACATCGAGAAGTTCGCCCAGGCCCAGGAAGTCATGAAAGACATGCTGGCCGCCGAACGCAAAAAACGCGAAGACCGCCAAAAAGCCGCCGAAGCTACAGCCGCCGAAGTGGTGGAATCTGTCCCCACCCCCGCCGAAGGCAGCGAAAACGCAGGTTAGTGAGTTGCCTCGTCTTGCCCTCACCCCCAGCCCCTCTCCCAGGAAGGAGAGGGGAGGCAGAAGGAACTTTCAAAGCACCTCTCCAAGCTTGGAAGAGGGATTTTGGGGTAAGAGCCCATTGAAGCATCTAAATATAAATCGGATCCAGAGCGTAGTCCTTCCAATCACGGTGGAAGCGCTCAGACACATGGGGGGTGAGGACAAATTTGGGTTCCTGGCCCCCTTTGACATCGACCCGCAAAAACGAGTAGGGGCGGCGATAGTCGGGCTTTTTGCCTATGCGACCGATAAAGAGCTGGGATTCCGCCACCGGACGCAGTTCATCGGATGCCTCGCCCGTCAGGTCAGAGACAGGTTCGCAGAGGGTGTTTCCGCCAGACCGCTGACGCCGCAAGCTGAGGCCGCTGCCGCCGCAGACAATCCAGTCTAAGTGACCATCGGCGTGGCCTGTGTCTAGGGTTTTCAGGTGTTCAAAGCAGTGGGCGTGGCCGTTGATGACCAGATTCACCGGGGGCGTTCCGTCTGCCAGGTTAGGCACCGCCGCCGCTACCTGATCCAGCACCCAGCGCAGATGGTGACGCACCGCCAGGGTTTGGCCCTGGTTCCACTTGGTGGATTCGGTGACGTAGGGGGGATGGTGGAAGAACACGATCCGCCCCCGCGCCGCTGGGTCTTGCCAGGAGGCGATCAGCTTATCTCGCAGCCACAGCAGTTGTTCGGTGTCGATTTGGGCGGTGGGGTTGGCGTTGAGTTGCTTGTCGATGTCGAGCAGCATTTCGTCGTACTGCTCTACCTTGGCCTGCCAGTCGTCCAAATCCTCCTGAGCATGGGTATCTTTGGGATTGCGGTGCAGCGCAGCCTCCTCCACTAACCGTCGATCCTCTAGTACCTGCTGCCGCTGCCCCTGAAGCCACTGGCGACGATCTAGCCCTCCCTGGTGAGCCAGCAATGACGGATCGTTGAAGGTGCTGGAATCTAGCGCAAAAAAATCAATGCCGCCATAGCGAAAGGTGTAGTAGCGATTGGGCAGGCGAGTGTACACCCCTGGTCGATAGCGCAAGCCCTGGGTGTCGCCATTCCAAGCACCGTAGTGCGTCCGCAGGTGATCCACCAGTTGGTCGGCAGGGATGCCCTGCAAATAGTCTAAAAAGGCGCGAGCGTAGGCATCTCCCACCCCCGACCCATGCCAGCCCACATTAGGGTTGAGGTCGATGCCCAGCAGCTTTCGCAGGGGTTTGCTAAGCTGCACCAGCACGCTATACAGGCGCGGCAGGTTGTAGTAATCGTGGTTTCCGGGCACCGCCAAAAACGGAAACCGAAACAGCATTTGGTCGTAGGCAATCTTATCGGGCTGATCGCCCCCCACCAGCCACTCTCGATAGGGCTTGATGAAATTGTCGGGATACTGCTCGCGGGAACCCACCTGATACACCACGTCCCCGGTGTGCAGCAAAAACCGACAGTCCTGCAAATGGGGCACCATCTGCTCGGCCAGCCGCCGCTGGGGGTGGTGATCCGGGTGGGGGCCAGATCCGCTGTCGCCAATTACCAAAAAGGAAAACTCCTCGGTTTCGGCGTGGCCATCTTCTACCATCAGCCTGGTTTGATCAATGTGGCGGGCCACCAGGGTCGGATGCTGCCAGCGCACCCGCGCCTTCATTTTGGCAACCTTGGCAGGAATCGGCGGATCGAGAATCGAAGACATGGGCGGTCGGCGGCGGGGCGGTAGGCTAACAGTAATAGGCTAGCAGTCCTCCGGCGGGAAACCCAGGTTTTCCATGGGGTGAGGTCTGATGGAGCCCAACCTGTTCATGCCCCGTAACATCTGTGGAACCCAAAGAGGCATAGTGCGTCCACAGAGGGAGAGTACGCCACCGCCTAGGGCTCTGACCGTACCCCAAACACCTGTTGCACCACCGCCCAACGGGAACAGTCCCAATAGTCCACATGGGCGCAAATTTTGCCGCTATCGTTGAGGGTCAGCTCGCTGCGGCCAGGGATGCTCATCGCGGGCTTCCAGGGCAAAGGGGCTACCCAATTCAGCGTCCAGCGGGTGTGAATTTGGCTGGGGCTAACGTATTCAATGGCGTGCAGATCTAGATCAATGGCCTGAAACCAGCGGGTGATAAAGCCAATCATGTTCTGGTAGCGTGACAGGCCGCGAAACTCGTTCAGGGGGTCTTTGAAATAGACGTCCTCTGCATAGAGGTGATAGCTCTGCTGGTGGGGAAAGCGCTGATAGTCCTGGCGCAGTTGTTCCAAAACGTCCATGGTGTCTAAATATCCATACCGACATTGAGGTTGAGGTTTGTGATGATGCCCAAGTTTAACCTTCCCAAACAACCGCTACGGCCCTGGGGAATGGCGGCCCTCATGCTAGGATTAGCCGCCTGTTCGGCCCCGACTAGCCCCATCGCCCAGGTCGAGCCGTTGGCCTTGTTGCCGCCCTATCTGCCGGGATGGGAAGCCTATGAAGCCATAGATAACGATGGCGTTGCCTTACCCTCCGGCGAACTGACCCCCTTCAGTTTGGCCCAATCCCTGCTGACCGAACCGGAAACGCTGGAATGCTTCAGAACCGCTCAAGTCCGCATCGAGGCTTTGGACAATGGCGATATGGCCATCCTATCTACCCGCGTGGGGCTGTGTGATGACTCGGTGGCGGCTATCGAACAACGCCTTGACCTCACCCCCACCTCCATGGGTTGGGCCTTAAATCAGAGCGGTCAACGCTTTGGCTGCGGACGTCCAGAGTTCGCCTGGGCCGCACCAGGAACCCTGTGCCCCTAGGATGTCGGTTGAGGCCAAAATCCAGCGTCTTACGCCCTAGGTCACAGAGGCAGAGCCCTAAGCTTGGGGCTAGGTTCCCGATGCCTAGGCCCAGGGTTTGAAGACCATCTTGGCTTTAAGAATGGGCTCCCCTTCTCGGTACTCTACTTGGCCAATGCCGAGGAATTCGTTGTCGGCGGCGGACACAATGCGATAGGGCTGATCGGGGTCTAGGGCGATGGGCGGCGCAAACTTTTGGCCCTGCTGCCAGCGACGGGCGAGATCCGGATCGAGGGCCAGGGCAGGCAGGTGGGCAAGGGCCGCTTCTGGAGCCTGGAGTTGAAAGCCCTCGGTCTCGACGCGCTGTTTCACCTGATCCAAGGTGAGGCTGGTGTCGAGGGTAAAGCCATTGCTGCGGGTGCGGGTGAGGTGGGCCAAGGTTGCGCCTGTGCCCACCTGCTGCCCCAAGTCGCGGGCCAGGGCGCGGATGTAGGTACCGGGGCCACAGTCCACATCCACGGTGAGTTCGGGATGATCGCCCCCCTGCCAGCCCTGCACCGTCAGGCCATGGATCACCACCGTGCGAGGGGGCGGCGTCACCACTTGGCCGCGTCGAGCGAGGTCGTACAGGCGCTTGCCCTCCACTTGAATAGCGCTAAAGGCCGGGGGAATTTGCGCCAGGGTACCCAAAAATTCGGGTAGAGCCGCCTGCACAGCCTCCAAGGTGAGATCCGTTGCGAGACAATGGCTCACCACCTCGCCCTCCAGGTCGTCGGTGGTGGTGGTCAGGCCAAAGCGAATCACCGCCCGGTAGGCTTTATCCGCCGCCAGGTAGGGTAGCAGCCGCGTCGCCCGTCCCACCGCCAAGGGCAACACCCCCTCCGCCAGCGGATCCAGCGTGCCCCCGTGGCCCACCTTGCGGGTGCCCAACAGCCGCCGCACCGCCGCGACACAGTCATGGGAGGTGACTTGGCTAAGCTTATTGAGGTTCAAAAATCCGTCCGCCACGCCGCTCACTGGACAGCTTCTCGCTCTGTCCTTTCCCGCTTCATCCACAACCGCACTCACCCCGCCCATATCCTTTTCCGGCCATCCCTCGGCAACGGCCACCCTTCGGCAATGGCCACCAACCCCGATATTAGCGCGATTGCGACCCCTGACCTAGGCCCCTATCACTGGATGCGGGGTACAATAAGCAAATCTTTTCTGCACAATCAGCACTCCCTATGCCCCTTGGACAAGAACCGCCCCAACTGTTAAAACAGCGCTTATTCTACGAAGGCCGCAAATTTAACTTTGAGGTGAACCGTCTGCGTCTGCCCAATAAGGCCGTGGGCGAGTGGGAATGCGTGCGCCATCCCGGCGGGGCCTTGGCCGTGCCCCTTACCGATGATGGTCGGCTGGTTTTGCTGCGGCAGTATCGGTTTGCGGTGCTGGGACGGTTGCTGGAGTTTCCGGCGGGCACCATCGAACCCAACGAAGCCCCGGCAGAGACCATTCGCCGCGAAATTCAGGAGGAAACGGGCTATGCGGCAACCACTTGGCTTCCCATCGGCACGTTTCCCTTGGCCCCGGGCTACTCCGATGAACTGATCTACGCCTTCCTCGCCACAGATTTAGAGCCCGTAGAGGCTCCAGCGGGCGACGAAGATGAAGACATGGAGGTCGTGTTGATGACGCCCGATCAACTGGAGAAGGCTATTCTCGCTGGAGAGGCCGTGGATGCCAAAACCATCGCCAGCTTCTTTTTGGCCAAACCCTTCATTGCCAAACTAATCGACTGTTAGGGAGACTCCCAACGTCGCGGCCCCGCCGTCCTAGGATTTTTTCAGCCTCAATTCCCCAAGCGGCTCCTGAGTCAAAGCCAAGACAACGGTTGATCTACGGCAATAGGCTGAATGGCGGTGACGGTGACAACAAGAACCCACCCCTAGGGCAACCTTAGGCAAGTTTCAGCACTATTACATTTGCCTTGGGGGTGTCGCGGTGTTCAAGTCCGTTGGTCAGCGGGTATGTGCGTTTGATTTGGAATGGGTGCCCGATGCGCCTTCCGGGCGGCGGGTCTATCGGCTACCCGCCACATTGTCTGATGAGGACGTCTTTCAGGTGATGTGGGAGCACGGAGGAGCCACGGAGGACAAGCCTCGGCCCTACCTCAAAACGGCGCTTTGTCGGGTGGTATCGGTGGCGGCGGTGATTCGGGAGCAGCGGCGCAATGGCGAAGTGGTGCTGCGGCTGACGGCCCTCCCCAAACAGGCCGACCAACCCATGGCGGAGGGGGATCTCATCCACACCTTTCTGAGCTATGTGGGCCAGCAAAAGCCCCAGTTGGTGGGGTTTAATTCCCAAACCTCGGATCTGCCGATTTTGTTGCAGCGGGGCATGGCCATGGGCATTTCGGCCAAAGCCTTTTGCCAACGCCCCGACAAACCCTGGGAAGGCGTAGACTATTTCGCCCGCCACACCGAAGCCCACATTGACCTAAAAAATTTGGTCAGCGGTTGGGGGATTGGCACGCCCTCCCTGCACGAACTGGCGGCGGCAATGGGCATTCCGGGCAAGATGGGCACCGACGGCAGCAGTGTGGTGGATCTGTGGGTGGAGGGCAACCTGCGGGCCATTGTGGAATACAACCACTTTGATGCCCTCACTACCTACCTGGTGTGGCTGCGAACGGCTTTGTTTGCAGGCTTTTTCAGCCCTGAACAGCACCAAATCGAGGAAGATCGCGTGCGATCCCTGCTGCATGATCACATTGCGGCGGGAGACGAGCACCTGGTTGACTATTTGGAGCAGTGGAACCGCTTCCAGCCCCAATCCGCCGATACCGTTGCGATGGATCTGTCTCCCCTGCCCGAGGTGACGGCATCCCCCACAGACGTCGCGGCCTAGGAGGGTAGACCGTCCCTCTGTGCCCTCTGTGCAGTCGGCGGTGCCCCTCAGCCTAATGCAAGCCATCGTCAATAAAGGGTAGGATACTGGGCAGGGAGATCCTTGTCTTCCCCATTTTGTCATGGTTGCCACTGCAATGCCCTCACCCGATATCCTGTATCTTGATGCAATTACGAAGCGATATACCTCCGCCCTGCCCCCGGCGGTGGATGGGGTTAGCCTCAGCCTGCGTCAGGGCGAGATTTTGGCGTTGTTGGGGCCGTCTGGCTGTGGCAAAACAACCCTGCTGCGGCTGATTGCGGGCTTTGAGCAACCCGACCAGGGCGCGATTTATCTCGGACAGCAGCCCGTCTGCGGCCCCTGTTGGCTGCCCCCAGAGCGGCGGGATGTGGGCATTGTGTTCCAAGACTACGCCCTGTTTCCCCATCTAACGGTGGAGAAAAATGTGGCCTTTGGGCTTCAGTCCTTGGTGCGCCTGGGTAGCTTAGATCCCAAACAGGTGCAGGCCCAAACCCAAGAGGCCATTGCTCTGGTGGGGCTCACGGGGTTTGAACGCCGCTTCCCCCACGAGCTTTCCGGGGGGCAACAGCAGCGGGTGGCCCTGGCCCGTGCCCTCGCCCCTCGGCCCACGCTGATTTTGCTGGATGAACCCTTCAGCAATCTGGATGTGCAGGTGCGGCTGCATCTGCGCCAGGAGGTACGCGACGTGCTGAAGCAGGTGAATGCCTCCGGGGTGTTTGTCACCCACGACCAGGAGGAAGCCCTCGCCATTGCCGATCAGGTGGCGGTGATGCGCCAGGGACGGCTAGAGCAGTGGGGCAGTCCCGAAACGGTCTACACCGCTCCGGCCTCTCGCTTCATTGCCAGCTTTGTTACCCAGGCTAACTTTCTCCCGGCTCGCCGCACCCCCCAGGGCTGGGAGACGGAGTTGGGCACCCTCACCCAGGTGATTCAGCCCGACGGAGCGGCCCCCGATGCCACGGTGGCCCAGGGCGAGATTATGATTCGTCAAGAAGACCTAGCGTTGCAAGTGGTGGAGACAGGGCTGTTGCGCGTCCAGAGCCGCCAGTTTTTGGGCCGAGAGTACAAGTACAGCCTCTCTACGCCCTCTGGGCACCTGCTTCATGCTCGCCTCCCCGCCAGTCAGGCGCTGCCCGTAGGCAGTTGGGTGAACCCGGTGATGCCGCCCCATCCACTGCGGCTATACCCAACCGGGAATCGCTAGGCGATTGTCACCGCCGAATTGGCGTGACTTGGTCTCCAGGGCTCGGTGGCCGCTGGACGAAAGGGGCAATGGCATAATAGAAACCATGTCAAGCCGCCAAGGATATCGCCCCATGTCCGAGATGACCGGACTGACCGCTGCCCCGATTATCTATCCCGATACGGATGGACAACCGATGACCGAAAGCGACGCCACTCGCGATTATCTGTTGTATTGCGTTGAAGTGCTGCAACTCTATTTCAAAGGGCGGCCCAATGTTTATGTGTCGGGTAACTTGTTTATCTACTATGAAGAGGATAATCCCAAGGCATCCATCTCGCCGGATGTGTTTGTCGTTTTTGGCGTCAGTAACCGAAAACGCCGCAGCTATAAAACCTGGCAAGAAGGCGGCAAGCTGCCTAATTTTGTCCTAGAAATCACCTCCCGCAGCACCAAACACCAAGACTCCGAGGACAAACCCCGCCTCTACGCCAGCCTGGGGGTTGAAGAATACTTTCAGTATGACCCCACCGCCGACTACCTCAAGCCTCAACTGCGGGGAGCCAAGCTGGTGGAGGGCCGTTATCAACCTCTGTCCCTAACCTCCACGCCCACGGGCCTGCCCTCTATCCACAGCACCGTGTTAGGGCTAGATTTACAACTGCATCCTACCTACCCAGAACTGGGGCTGGCTCCGGTAGCCCAAGCCTTACGCTTCTACGACCCACAATCGGGGGCAAAACTGCTGAGTCGCTATGAACTAGAGCTTGTACGAGAGGCGCTCCAAGAGGAAAACGAAAATATTCAGCAAGAGCGAGACGCTGCCCAGCAACGTGCGGAGAAACTTGCCGCCCGCCTGCGGGCCTTGGGGATTGATCCCGATGAAGTCTAGGGTGCTGCCCTTAGAGCGCCCCGCCATCGGCAAAACTGACCATCGTGACTGCCTAGATTTCCTAGAAAAAGCTAGCAATCTAGCCTAGCGCCACAAAAAACTGGGCCTCTGCAACAGAAGCCCAGCTTTGAATGAGATGCCCCGATTGTAGTTCAACCGGAGGCATCGTTCGGTCGGTTAGACCTTAGTAGTCGAAGTCGCCGCCCATGCCAGCGCCAGCGGGAGCGCCTTCCTTGGGTTCGGGCTTATCGACGATGATGCACTCGGTGGTCAGCACCATGCCTGCGATGGAGGCCGCGTTTTGCAGGGCAGAACGGGTCACTTTGGCGGGGTCAACGATACCAGCTTCAAACATATCGACGAATTCGCCGTTGGCGGCGTTGTAGCCGACGTTGAAGTCCTTCTCTTTGACGCGCTCGGCGATGACGGCACCGTTTTGGCCAGCATTTTCAGCAATCCGCATCAGGGGAGCCGCCAGGGCGCGGGCCACGATGGTAGCGCCAGTGTGCTCTTCGGCGGTGAGATTGCCGTCAACCCAGGTGAGCAGGTCGGGCACCAGGTGGGCCAGGGTGGTACCGCCACCGGGGACAATGCCTTCTTCCACAGCGGCCTTGGTGGCGTTGATGGCGTCTTCCAGGCGCAGCTTGCGATCCTTCATTTCGGTTTCGGTGGCGGCACCGACTTTGATCACGGCCACACCGCCAGAGAGCTTAGCCAGCCGCTCTTGCAGCTTCTCTTTGTCGTAGCTAGATTCGGTTTCTTCGATCTGACGACGGATTTGCTCGCAGCGGGCCTTCACATCCTTCTCGTTGCCTTCGGCGACGATGGTGGTGGCATCCTTGGTGATGGTGAGGCGGCGAGCCTGACCCAGCATATCCAGCTTGGTGTTGTCCAGCTTGAGTCCGGTGTCTTCGGAGATTACCTGACCGCCCGTCAGCACGGCGATGTCTTCCAGCATGGCCTTACGACGGTCGCCAAAGCCAGGAGCCTTGACAGCGGCCACGTTCAGCACACCGCGCAGACGGTTGACCACCAGGGTCGCCAGGGCTTCTTTCTCGATGTCCTCGGCGATGATCACCAGGGGACGACCGGAGCGGGCCACTTGCTCTAGCACGGGCACCAGGTCTTGCACCAGGGCAATTTTCTTGTCGGTGATCAGCAGGTAGGGCTCGTCGAGGAC contains:
- a CDS encoding Uma2 family endonuclease, which encodes MSSRQGYRPMSEMTGLTAAPIIYPDTDGQPMTESDATRDYLLYCVEVLQLYFKGRPNVYVSGNLFIYYEEDNPKASISPDVFVVFGVSNRKRRSYKTWQEGGKLPNFVLEITSRSTKHQDSEDKPRLYASLGVEEYFQYDPTADYLKPQLRGAKLVEGRYQPLSLTSTPTGLPSIHSTVLGLDLQLHPTYPELGLAPVAQALRFYDPQSGAKLLSRYELELVREALQEENENIQQERDAAQQRAEKLAARLRALGIDPDEV
- the groL gene encoding chaperonin GroEL (60 kDa chaperone family; promotes refolding of misfolded polypeptides especially under stressful conditions; forms two stacked rings of heptamers to form a barrel-shaped 14mer; ends can be capped by GroES; misfolded proteins enter the barrel where they are refolded when GroES binds); the encoded protein is MAKRIIYNENARRALEKGMDTLAEAVAVTLGPKGRNVVLEKKFGAPQIVNDGVTIAKEIELEDNIENTGVALIRQAASKTNDAAGDGTTTATVLAHAIVKEGLRNVAAGANAISLKRGIDKATAFLVDKIAEHARPVEDSKSIAQVGSISAGNDEEVGAMIAEAMDKVGREGVISLEEGKSMTTELEITEGMRFDKGYISPYFVTDTERMEAVLDEPYLLITDKKIALVQDLVPVLEQVARSGRPLVIIAEDIEKEALATLVVNRLRGVLNVAAVKAPGFGDRRKAMLEDIAVLTGGQVISEDTGLKLDNTKLDMLGQARRLTITKDATTIVAEGNEKDVKARCEQIRRQIEETESSYDKEKLQERLAKLSGGVAVIKVGAATETEMKDRKLRLEDAINATKAAVEEGIVPGGGTTLAHLVPDLLTWVDGNLTAEEHTGATIVARALAAPLMRIAENAGQNGAVIAERVKEKDFNVGYNAANGEFVDMFEAGIVDPAKVTRSALQNAASIAGMVLTTECIIVDKPEPKEGAPAGAGMGGDFDY